A part of Procambarus clarkii isolate CNS0578487 chromosome 21, FALCON_Pclarkii_2.0, whole genome shotgun sequence genomic DNA contains:
- the LOC138367266 gene encoding serine-rich 25 kDa antigen protein-like: MNGDPQESPRATSTGPPQASPRATSTGPPQESPRATSTGPPQESPRATITGPPQESPRATSTGPPPESPRATSTGPPQESPRATSTGPPHTGEQNQNREPEGDPGAPRRRSRPHVRSSSRLNQESPIFHVPHNSPVAQQ, from the coding sequence ATGAATGGGGatccccaggagtcccccagggcgaCAAGCACCGGCCCGCCCCAGGCGTCCCCCAGGGCGACAAGCACCggcccgccccaggagtcccccagggcgacaagcaccggcccgccccaggagtcccccagggcgaCAATCACCggcccgccccaggagtcccccagggcgaCAAGCACCGGCCCGCCCCCGGAGTCTCCCAGGGCGACAAGCACCggcccgccccaggagtcccccagggcgaCAAGCACCGGCCCGCCCCACACAGGGGAGCAAAACCAAAATCGTGAACCAGAAGGTGATCCTggggctcccaggcggaggagcCGTCCACACGTCCGCTCCTCGtccaggttgaaccaggagtctccAATATTTCATGTGCCTCACAACTCTCCAGTGGCGCAGCAGTAA